Proteins co-encoded in one Candidatus Stoquefichus sp. SB1 genomic window:
- the rpoC gene encoding DNA-directed RNA polymerase subunit beta' produces MADVNNFSAIQIGLASPEKIREWSYGEVKKPETINYRSQKPEKDGLFCERIFGPSKDWECSCGKYKKVRYKGVVCDRCGVEVTKSSVRRERMGHIELATPVAHIWYLKGIPSRMGLILDMSPKQLEEIIYFVSYVVTDKGSTPLEYKQVLSERDYRNCYEKFGHQFEAKTGAEAIKILLQKVDLDEEFETVTKELKEAQGQRRAKLLKRLEAIEAFRTSQNQPEWMILDVLPVIPPDLRPMLQLDGGRFATSDLNDLYRRVITRNNRLKKLLELGTPSIIVQNEKRMLQEAVDALIDNGRRSKPITGAGGRPLKSLSHTLKGKQGRFRQNLLGKRVDYSGRSVIAVGPDLKMYQCGIPREMALNLFKPFVISGLVREQIATNIKAAERLIDKMDDAIWPIVEEVIKEHPVLLNRAPTLHRLGIQAFEPKLVEGRAIRLHPLVTPAFNADFDGDQMAVHVPLGEEAIQEARQLMLGSGNILGPKDGKPIVTPSQDMVLGNYYLTLEEAGKIGEGTVFADVNEALMAYDAKAVHLHTRVAIRGKSLNNKTFNDVQNNSYLITTVGKIIFNQIFDGNFPFINDPSKENLEATPDKYFVPMGTDIKQHIAQQPIIKPLGKKALGNIIDEAFKLNKTTEITAMLDKLKDQGFYYSTIAGITVSVYDIQVPQSKYVLFEKADDKLEVIKKLYRKGKLTEEERKNTVVKLWESVKDEVQGVVKEEFEADTKNPIFIMSDSGARGNISNFTQLVGMRGLMSNPKGETIELPIKSSFREGLTASEFFISTHGARKGSTDTALKTADSGYLTRRLVDVAQEVIITEDDCGTDRGFMVTELYNTSDNSIIVPLYDRLVGRYSQKDIVHPVTGEIIIKAGEIMTETTAKDVTDAGIKEVEIRSVLGCKAKGGICRKCYGRNLATGEKVELGEAIGIMAAQSIGEPGTQLTMRTFHMGGVAGGADITQGLPRIQELFEARNPKAKSIISEIEGEVSNIIDNNGRAEVVVSNLLETKSYLAPYGAKLRVSVGDSVGIGSKITEGSIDPKELLAVADVEAVENYILKEVQKVYRLQGIEISDKHIEVIIRQMLKKIRIVEGGDTGALPGTHVNVQKFTELNKDVLKNGKHPAVGRPILLGITKASLETESFLSAASFQETTKILTDAAIKGKVDTLTGLKENVIIGKLLPAGTGLRGPLKSPETIAREEEEARKEKELEEAEKLEAETLSEDLLSTDSEEQFAGME; encoded by the coding sequence ATGGCAGATGTCAATAACTTTTCAGCAATCCAAATTGGATTAGCTTCTCCAGAAAAAATTCGTGAATGGTCTTATGGTGAAGTTAAAAAACCTGAAACTATTAATTATCGTTCTCAAAAACCAGAAAAAGATGGTCTATTCTGTGAAAGAATCTTTGGACCATCTAAGGATTGGGAATGTAGTTGTGGAAAATATAAGAAAGTCAGATATAAAGGTGTAGTCTGTGATCGTTGCGGTGTTGAAGTTACAAAATCTTCAGTGCGTCGTGAACGAATGGGACATATTGAATTAGCAACACCAGTTGCTCATATCTGGTATTTAAAGGGGATTCCTTCAAGAATGGGACTTATTCTTGATATGTCTCCAAAACAATTAGAGGAAATTATTTATTTCGTATCTTATGTTGTGACTGATAAAGGAAGTACTCCATTAGAGTATAAACAAGTTTTATCAGAAAGAGATTATCGTAACTGTTATGAAAAATTCGGACATCAGTTTGAAGCAAAGACTGGTGCAGAAGCGATTAAGATTTTACTTCAAAAAGTTGATCTTGATGAAGAATTTGAAACTGTTACAAAAGAACTAAAAGAAGCACAAGGGCAAAGACGTGCAAAATTATTAAAGAGATTAGAGGCTATTGAAGCTTTTAGAACTTCTCAAAATCAACCTGAATGGATGATTCTTGATGTTCTTCCAGTTATACCACCTGATTTACGTCCAATGTTACAGTTGGATGGTGGACGTTTTGCAACAAGTGATTTAAATGATTTATATAGACGTGTTATTACACGTAATAATCGTTTAAAGAAATTATTAGAACTTGGAACACCATCAATTATCGTACAAAATGAAAAACGTATGTTACAAGAAGCTGTTGATGCTTTGATTGATAATGGTCGTCGTTCTAAACCAATCACTGGTGCTGGTGGTAGACCTTTAAAATCTTTAAGTCATACATTAAAAGGAAAACAAGGTCGTTTCCGTCAAAACTTACTTGGAAAACGTGTTGACTATTCAGGACGTTCAGTTATCGCAGTTGGTCCAGATTTAAAAATGTATCAATGTGGTATTCCACGTGAAATGGCATTGAATTTATTTAAACCATTTGTTATTAGTGGATTAGTAAGAGAACAGATTGCTACAAATATTAAGGCTGCTGAGCGTTTAATTGATAAAATGGATGATGCGATTTGGCCAATCGTTGAAGAAGTTATTAAAGAACATCCAGTCTTATTGAACCGTGCGCCAACACTTCATAGATTAGGTATCCAAGCATTCGAACCTAAATTAGTAGAAGGACGTGCAATTCGTTTGCACCCATTGGTTACACCAGCATTCAATGCCGATTTCGATGGTGACCAAATGGCTGTCCATGTACCTTTAGGTGAGGAAGCAATTCAAGAAGCAAGACAATTAATGTTAGGATCAGGAAATATCTTAGGTCCTAAAGATGGAAAACCAATCGTTACACCTTCTCAGGATATGGTGTTAGGAAATTATTACTTAACATTAGAAGAAGCTGGTAAGATTGGTGAAGGAACTGTTTTTGCAGATGTGAATGAAGCTTTAATGGCATATGATGCAAAAGCTGTTCATTTACACACAAGAGTTGCTATTAGAGGAAAATCTTTAAATAATAAAACATTTAATGATGTTCAAAATAATAGTTACTTAATTACAACTGTTGGAAAGATTATCTTTAATCAGATCTTTGATGGGAATTTCCCATTTATCAACGATCCAAGTAAAGAAAACTTAGAAGCAACACCAGATAAATATTTTGTTCCAATGGGAACTGATATTAAGCAACATATTGCTCAGCAACCTATTATTAAACCATTAGGTAAAAAAGCATTAGGAAATATTATTGATGAAGCTTTCAAATTAAATAAAACAACTGAAATTACTGCGATGCTTGATAAATTAAAAGATCAGGGATTCTATTATTCTACTATTGCCGGAATTACTGTTTCTGTTTATGATATTCAAGTTCCACAAAGTAAGTATGTTTTATTTGAAAAAGCTGATGATAAACTAGAAGTGATTAAAAAATTATATCGTAAAGGTAAATTAACAGAAGAAGAAAGAAAGAATACAGTCGTTAAACTTTGGGAAAGTGTTAAAGATGAAGTTCAAGGTGTCGTTAAAGAAGAATTCGAAGCTGATACTAAGAATCCAATCTTCATCATGTCTGACTCAGGAGCCCGTGGTAATATCTCTAACTTTACACAGTTGGTAGGTATGCGTGGATTGATGTCAAACCCTAAAGGGGAAACAATTGAGTTGCCTATTAAATCTTCATTTAGAGAAGGTTTAACAGCATCAGAATTCTTTATTTCTACCCATGGTGCCCGTAAAGGTTCTACTGATACTGCCTTAAAGACTGCCGATTCAGGATATTTAACAAGACGTTTAGTAGACGTTGCACAAGAAGTTATTATTACAGAAGATGACTGTGGAACAGACCGTGGATTTATGGTTACTGAATTATATAACACATCAGATAATTCAATTATCGTACCTTTATATGATAGATTGGTTGGACGTTATTCTCAAAAAGATATTGTTCATCCAGTTACTGGTGAAATTATCATTAAAGCTGGCGAAATTATGACGGAAACAACTGCTAAAGATGTCACTGATGCAGGAATCAAAGAAGTGGAAATAAGATCTGTTCTTGGATGTAAAGCTAAAGGTGGAATCTGTAGAAAATGTTATGGTCGTAACTTAGCAACTGGTGAAAAAGTAGAATTAGGTGAAGCTATTGGTATTATGGCTGCCCAATCTATTGGTGAACCAGGTACACAGTTAACAATGCGTACATTCCACATGGGTGGAGTTGCTGGTGGTGCTGATATTACTCAAGGTTTACCACGTATTCAAGAGTTGTTTGAAGCAAGAAATCCAAAAGCAAAATCTATTATTTCTGAAATTGAAGGTGAAGTTTCTAATATCATTGATAACAATGGACGTGCTGAAGTTGTTGTCTCTAACTTACTTGAAACAAAGAGTTACTTGGCTCCATATGGTGCTAAATTAAGAGTTTCTGTAGGAGATAGTGTTGGTATTGGTTCTAAGATTACTGAAGGATCTATTGATCCTAAAGAGTTATTAGCAGTTGCTGATGTCGAAGCTGTTGAAAATTATATCTTAAAAGAAGTTCAAAAGGTTTATCGTTTACAAGGTATTGAAATTTCTGATAAACATATCGAAGTTATCATTCGTCAAATGTTGAAGAAAATTCGTATTGTTGAAGGCGGAGATACTGGGGCTTTACCAGGAACTCATGTCAATGTTCAAAAATTTACAGAATTAAATAAAGATGTTTTAAAGAATGGAAAACATCCAGCTGTAGGTAGACCTATCTTATTAGGTATTACAAAAGCATCATTGGAAACAGAATCATTCTTATCTGCCGCATCATTCCAGGAAACAACAAAAATCTTAACTGATGCAGCAATCAAAGGTAAAGTTGATACATTAACTGGTCTTAAAGAAAATGTTATTATTGGTAAATTATTACCAGCAGGTACAGGTTTAAGAGGACCATTAAAATCTCCTGAAACAATTGCTAGAGAAGAAGAGGAAGCACGTAAGGAAAAAGAATTGGAAGAAGCTGAAAAATTAGAAGCGGAAACACTTTCTGAAGACTTATTGAGTACTGATTCAGAAGAGCAATTTGCAGGTATGGAATAA
- the rpsL gene encoding 30S ribosomal protein S12 yields the protein MPTINQLVRKGRSEKTSKSKSPALNRGYNSLLKKPTNISAPQKRGVCTRVATMTPKKPNSALRKYARVRLSNGMEVTAYIPGIGHNLQEHSVVLIRGGRVKDLPGVRYHIIRGTMDCAGVKDRMQGRSRYGAKKPKK from the coding sequence ATGCCTACAATTAATCAATTAGTCAGAAAAGGACGTAGTGAAAAAACTTCAAAATCAAAATCACCTGCGTTAAATAGAGGATATAACTCATTATTAAAGAAACCAACAAATATTAGTGCTCCTCAAAAACGTGGTGTATGTACACGTGTTGCCACTATGACACCTAAGAAACCTAACTCGGCTTTACGTAAATATGCCCGTGTTCGTTTATCTAATGGTATGGAAGTTACTGCATATATCCCAGGAATTGGACATAACTTACAAGAACATAGTGTTGTTTTAATTCGTGGAGGACGTGTTAAAGACTTACCAGGGGTACGTTACCATATTATTCGTGGTACTATGGACTGTGCTGGTGTTAAAGATCGTATGCAAGGACGCTCTCGTT